CTTGCGCATCTCGAAGGAAGGCGGTTCCGCCGTGATGGTCAAGAGCCGGATGCCGCGCCCCGCAAAGGCGCGGTGCAGTCGCTCGAGCGGCTCGAGCTGCCAGAGGGCGGGGGCGCAGAACCGGGACCAGAAGGCCACCACGGTCACCGCCTCACCCGTGAGCTGGCTCCAGGAGCGCGGGTTGCCGAGCGCGTCCTGCAGCCGCGGATCATGGCGAACCGGGCGCGCGGTGGCCCGTGCCAGGATTCGCGAACGCATGTCCAGCCGGGCCTGCTCCAGCCACTGCGCCCAGCGCCGCGCGTCGAAGTGACGGCCGGCCAGCAGGCGGGCGGAATCCTCGAGCGCGCGGGGTGCGGACGGGTCTACGCTGGCGCGGGCCAGGGCCTCGAGCGCGGCCGACGTGTCGCCTGCCAGGAGCCGGGCCTCCGCCAGCTTGCGAAAGCTGCGCGCGTCCCATTCCGTGGCGACGGCGGACTCGAGCGCCTGGACGGCGCCGCGCGGCTGGTCGGCGGCCAGCAGACCCTCCCCCAGCGCGGCGAGGGCCGCGCGCGCCTCGGCAGCGCTTCGGGCCCGGTACTCGGCCACGGAGACGTCGAGAGCCCGCGCTTCGTCCTCCACCTGCCGGAGCTGCTCGATGCGCCGGCGCAGGCGGCGCTCGCCTTCCGCGCGCAGCTCAGGAGTGTTCATGAGCAGCGAGCCCACCCAGGTGGACTTCCAGGGCAGAAGCTGCTGGTAGCGATCCGCCCACCGGAGCAGCAGCCGGGGATCGCGGAGCTGGCGCGCGGCCGACAGCCCCTGCACTACCAGCTGCTCTTGGGGCTGCGCTTGCGACCAGAGCTGCTCCAGCTCTTCGAGAAGAGAAGCGGGGCTTTCCGCGTTGCGGTTGACGATGGAAACCGCGCGATCCTGAACCGCCGCGGGTGACGCCGGTGCTTCCCCGGCCAGGCGCTCCCGCCAGTAGCGGGCGGCGGCCGAGTCGCCCAGATGCACGGCGTAGAAGAACATGGATGCCAGCTCATCGGGCGGCAAATCGCGCCGGCCGGAGAACTGCCTGTGGAAGCGCTGGAATTGTGAGCGGTGGGCTTCCGTCAGGCTGTCGCCGGTACCGGCGCTGCGCACCGCCTGCTCGAAAGAAAAAGCCAGGTACCAGCCGAAGGCGCGCTCGGGATACAAATGCCGCAGCTCCTGCGCGGTCTGGAAGGCCAGCTCCCAGTTGCGCGGAATCAGGTCATAGCTGCGCTGCTTGAGCGCGTCGAAGGCGGGGCGCCCGTCCCGCGCCGGGATCAGCAGGTCCCAGAGGCGGCGGCCGTTGCTGTCCAGCCGTTCGCCCGCCGGGTCCTCCACCGCGAACACGCCGTACACGGCGGTTTCGGGCAGGCGGAACGACCCGCGGTAGAGCCCCCCGCCCACGGGCGCGAGCTCCGAGACCGGGAGCTGGCGAAGCGCTTCATTATGTGCCGGGTCGCCGGCCGTACGGAAGCGGCCCCTGAGGAGCAGCCGGTCCTGATCGCGCAGCAGCGCGCCGCTCCGGTAATCGACCCGCACCAGTTCGCCGGGCCGGGCGTTCTCGGGGAAGAAGAGGAGCTCGCTCTTCTCCGCTTCGAGCTCGGGCACGGTCAGCAGCGCCACCGCGCCGGCCAGCAGCAGCGCCAGGGTGGCAGCGATCGCGTAGATCCGGGTCGGCCGCGCGGGCTGCGGGTCGGCCAGCGGCAGGATCACGCGCTCGCCCGCGGCACGCCTCGCCCGGATGCGGTCCAGCGCATCCTGCGGCAGAGCAGGAACGGGCAGCGTGCGCGCCGCCTCGCGCAACTCTCGAACGAACGAGACGGTCCCGCGGCAGCGGGCGCAACCGGCCAGATGGCCGGCGACCCGGGCGCGCCGCGGCTCACCCAGTTCCCCATCAGCGTACCGGTTGAGCTGCCGAAACGTCGGATGCCTCAGCATGGCCTCATCTCCCCAAGTATTCCTGAAGCAACTTTCTCGCGCGGTGCAGCCGCACCTCGGACAGGCTGCTCGAGATGCCCAGGATGTGGGCGATCTCCGCGTGGGGGTAGCCCTCCATCTCCTTCAGCACGAACACCACGCGCAATTCCTCTGGAAGCGTGTCCAGCGCCCGCTGCAGCGCCAGACGGTCCACCATGCCCGCGACCGAGCGGTCCGTCACTGAGTAGTTTGTCCCTTGCAACGCGTCCTCCCGGCGCCGTTCGTAGCTGCGCAGCCTCATCAACGCCGTCCGTATCGCCACCCGCCTGATCCACTCCCCCAGCGCTGCGCGACCCTCATAGCTTCGCAACGCCTCCGGCAGGCCCAGGAACACGTCCTGAAGCACGTCGTCCGCATCAGCCGCCGAGCCGATGATGCGATAGGCAAGGCGGTGCACCAGCGGGCTGTATGCCCGGTACAGTTCGTCCAGGGCTTCGGGGGCGCCCGCACGGACCGCCTCGACCAGCGCGGCACTCCAGTGGCGTTCACTCAAGCGTCACCTGTCCCCAGCCGTAGACCGACCGCCCTCCACCTCGTGCCTCTATATATATAGATGCCGCTCGACCCCAAAACCTTACAAAGCCGAAGAAACACCGTAGGCGGAAAGGCGGCGTCGGTGCCGCACTCGTCAGGGAGCTGCAGTACGGCGGGGCGCGGCCTGCCGCGAATTTCCGGGGCACAGGCTGGCGGCGGCGGTGTACGGATCTCAGCTTGGCCGCCCGGCGGGGTTGCCGCCGCGCGGATCCGCTGAAGCCAGCGAAGCGGAGTCTGCAGCACGGAAAGCAGCAGGTCAGGCCCGCAGTGGCGGCCCCTCGGGGTAGCTTGACCTTGCCCGGCCACACACACACTTTGGGGGTAAAAGCAGACACAGCCCTTCCGGCCCTGCTCTAAACTAAATGTAAGGATTCATCGGAGGCGCATGCCGCAAACGTTGCAGGAGGAGATCAAGCAGACCCGGCCGTTTGCGCGGCCCGAGTTCGAGGCGTTGGTGAGCGTCATGCGCACGGCCGCCGTGCTTGACCACGCCCTCGGCGACGCGCTCAGGCCCTACGGGCTTACGCGCAGGCAATACAATGTGCTGCGTATCCTGCGCGGTGCGGGCGAGGCTGGACTGTGCGGGCGGGACATCGGGGAGCGGCTCGTCGACATAGTGCCGGATGTGCCGCGGCTGCTGGCGCGGCTGGAGGCGCTGGGGCTGATCAGCCGGGCGAGGGGCCCCCACGACCGGCGGCATGTGACCGCCCGCCTCACCGCCATGGGCCGGGAGCTCCTGGAACAGTCGACCCCCTGTCTCAACGAGATTGCCCTCCAGCGGTTTGCCCGTCTGGACGAGGAGGTCACGCGTGCCTTGATCGACGG
This is a stretch of genomic DNA from Gemmatimonadota bacterium. It encodes these proteins:
- a CDS encoding zf-HC2 domain-containing protein, which encodes MLRHPTFRQLNRYADGELGEPRRARVAGHLAGCARCRGTVSFVRELREAARTLPVPALPQDALDRIRARRAAGERVILPLADPQPARPTRIYAIAATLALLLAGAVALLTVPELEAEKSELLFFPENARPGELVRVDYRSGALLRDQDRLLLRGRFRTAGDPAHNEALRQLPVSELAPVGGGLYRGSFRLPETAVYGVFAVEDPAGERLDSNGRRLWDLLIPARDGRPAFDALKQRSYDLIPRNWELAFQTAQELRHLYPERAFGWYLAFSFEQAVRSAGTGDSLTEAHRSQFQRFHRQFSGRRDLPPDELASMFFYAVHLGDSAAARYWRERLAGEAPASPAAVQDRAVSIVNRNAESPASLLEELEQLWSQAQPQEQLVVQGLSAARQLRDPRLLLRWADRYQQLLPWKSTWVGSLLMNTPELRAEGERRLRRRIEQLRQVEDEARALDVSVAEYRARSAAEARAALAALGEGLLAADQPRGAVQALESAVATEWDARSFRKLAEARLLAGDTSAALEALARASVDPSAPRALEDSARLLAGRHFDARRWAQWLEQARLDMRSRILARATARPVRHDPRLQDALGNPRSWSQLTGEAVTVVAFWSRFCAPALWQLEPLERLHRAFAGRGIRLLTITAEPPSFEMRK
- a CDS encoding MarR family transcriptional regulator, coding for MPQTLQEEIKQTRPFARPEFEALVSVMRTAAVLDHALGDALRPYGLTRRQYNVLRILRGAGEAGLCGRDIGERLVDIVPDVPRLLARLEALGLISRARGPHDRRHVTARLTAMGRELLEQSTPCLNEIALQRFARLDEEVTRALIDGLAVVREHG
- a CDS encoding sigma-70 family RNA polymerase sigma factor, yielding MSERHWSAALVEAVRAGAPEALDELYRAYSPLVHRLAYRIIGSAADADDVLQDVFLGLPEALRSYEGRAALGEWIRRVAIRTALMRLRSYERRREDALQGTNYSVTDRSVAGMVDRLALQRALDTLPEELRVVFVLKEMEGYPHAEIAHILGISSSLSEVRLHRARKLLQEYLGR